Proteins encoded within one genomic window of Anopheles gambiae chromosome 3, idAnoGambNW_F1_1, whole genome shotgun sequence:
- the LOC1269450 gene encoding aldo-keto reductase family 1 member B1, with amino-acid sequence MASTVPFVTLNNGQKMPMLGLGTWGSPPGEVAQAVKDAIDIGYRHIDCAHVYQNEHEVGEGVKAKIDEGVVKREDLFITSKLWNTFHRPDLVEGACRTTLKNLGLDYIDLYLIHWPMAYREGPELFPQDENGKTAFSDVDYVDTYKALEKLVELGLTKSIGISNCNSKQVERVLAAATIKPVTNQIECHPYLTQSKLSPFCTERGMIVTAYSPLGSPNRPWAKPGDAQLMEDPKIVALAEKYNKTPAQILIRYQIQRGHVVIPKSVTKSRIASNFEVFDFELTKDDVAQIDTFDCNGRLVPITSAAGHPYHPFENEEF; translated from the exons ATGGCTTCGACCGTTCCCTTTGTGACGCTCAACAACGGGCAAAAGATGCCCATGCTCGGCCTGGGAACTTGGGGT TCTCCTCCGGGTGAGGTCGCCCAGGCGGTGAAGGATGCGATCGATATCGGCTACCGCCATATCGACTGTGCCCACGTGTACCAGAACGAGCACGAGGTGGGCGAAGGCGTGAAGGCCAAAATCGACGAGGGAGTCGTAAAGCGCGAGGACCTGTTCATTACCAGCAAGCTGTGGAACACGTTCCACCGGCCGGATCTGGTCGAGGGTGCATGCCGCACCACGCTGAAGAACCTCGGGCTGGACTACATCGACCTGTACCTGATCCACTGGCCGATGGCGTACCGCGAGGGACCGGAATTGTTCCCCCAGGACGAGAACGGCAAGACGGCCTTCTCCGATGTGGACTACGTGGATACGTACAAAGCGCTGGAGAAGCTGGTGGAGCTCGGACTGACCAAGAGCATCGGCATCTCGAACTGCAACTCCAAGCAGGTGGAGCGTGTACTGGCGGCAGCCACCATCAAACCCGTTACCAATCAGATCGAGTGCCATCCTTATCTGACGCAGTCGAAACTGTCACCGTTCTGTACGGAGCGTGGTATGATCGTTACCGCGTACAGTCCGCTCGGATCGCCGAACCGCCCCTGGGCTAAGCCGGGCGATGCGCAGCTGATGGAAGATCCGAAGATTGTGGCGCTGGCGGAGAAGTACAACAAAACGCCGGCCCAGATTCTGATCCGCTACCAGATCCAGCGCGGCCACGTAGTTATCCCGAAGTCGGTGACCAAGTCGCGCATTGCCTCCAACTTTGAGGTGTTTGATTTCGAGCTGACAAAGGACGATGTGGCACAGATCGATACGTTCGACTGCAATGGGCGGTTGGTGCCTATTACGAG TGCTGCTGGACATCCGTATCATCCGTTCGAAAACGAGGAGTTCTAA
- the LOC1269446 gene encoding aldo-keto reductase family 1 member B1 — MTCNVVPNAIFKNGNSIPMFGLGTWNSPPGQVAQAVKDAIDVGYRHIDCAHVYQNEHEVGEGIAAKIAEGVVKREDLFVTSKLWNTFHRPDLVEGACKTTLQNLKLDYLDLYLIHWPVGYQEGTELFPMGPDGKTFLFSDADYVDTWPEMEKLVDAGLVRNIGVSNFNAKQVQRVLDVARIPPATNQIECHPYLHQSKITSFCAEKGIIVTAYSPLGSPARPWVKADDPVLMDDATVGQLAKKHGKSAAQILIRYQIQLGHVVIPKSVTKERIASNFDVFSFQLDEDDMKQLAGLERNGRICPESSAFGHPHHAFEKEE; from the exons ATGACTTGCAATGTCGTACCGAATGCAATCTTTAAGAATGGTAACAGCATTCCCATGTTTGGACTGGGCACCTGGAAC TCTCCCCCGGGACAGGTGGCGCAGGCGGTAAAGGACGCGATTGACGTCGGCTATCGGCACATTGACTGTGCCCACGTCTACCAGAACGAGCATGAGGTGGGCGAAGGAATTGCGGCCAAAATTGCCGAAGGTGTTGTGAAGAG AGAGGATCTCTTTGTGACGAGCAAACTGTGGAACACGTTTCATCGGCCCGATCTGGTCGAGGGTGCTTGTAAGACGACGCTGCAGAACCTTAAGCTGGACTATCTCGACCTCTACCTGATCCACTGGCCGGTGGGCTACCAGGAAGGTACGGAGCTGTTCCCGATGGGACCGGATGGGAAGACGTTCCTCTTTTCCGACGCCGATTACGTCGACACCTGGCCCGAGATGGAGAAGCTCGTTGATGCTGGGCTGGTGCGTAATATTGGAGTGTCGAATTTCAATGCCAAACAGGTGCAGCGTGTGCTGGACGTTGCACGCATCCCACCCGCCACCAACCAGATCGAGTGCCATCCTTATCTGCACCAGTCGAAAATTACTTCATTCTGTGCGGAGAAGGGCATCATCGTTACCGCGTACAGTCCCCTCGGTTCGCCGGCCCGACCCTGGGTTAAGGCGGACGATCCGGTGCTGATGGACGATGCCACAGTTGGCCAGCTGGCGAAGAAGCATGGCAAGAGTGCGGCACAGATCTTGATCCGCTATCAGATCCAGCTGGGTCACGTCGTTATTCCGAAGTCGGTTACCAAGGAGCGCATTGCGTCAAACTTTGATGTGTTTAGCTTCCAGCTGGACGAGGATGATATGAAGCAGTTGGCGGGGTTGGAGCGTAATGGACGTATTTGTCCGGAATCGAGCGCTTTCGGACATCCGCATCATGCGTTCGAGAAGGAAGAGTAA
- the LOC4578441 gene encoding prostaglandin F synthase 1, which yields MDAKATLVTLNNGKKMPVLGLGTYNLRGQNCVDAVKTAIDAGYRHIDTASLYQNEAEVGQAIREKIADGTIKREDIFLTTKLWNTSHEPAQVREAFDASLSKLNVDYVDLYLMHSPIGATVDSNGTTVLTDVDYVTTWKAMEQLLDTGLVRSLGVSNFNSEQLRRVLENGSVAPVTNQIECHVRLNQKKLIKFCKDRNVIVTAYSPLYRPGSTLGPEEGQSSKHPMEDARVVEIAERYKKTPAQVLLRYLVDIGTVPIPKSGNPERIRQNLNIFDFALTPAEVVTLDALNTGERLVKFEMGLAHPFYPFEAEF from the exons ATGGACGCGAAAGCGACACTAGTGACCCTGAACAATGGGAAAAAGATGCCCGTGCTTGGGCTGGGTACCTACAAT CTCCGGGGACAAAACTGTGTCGATGCGGTAAAAACAGCAATCGATGCCGGCTATCGGCACATCGATACGGCTTCGCTGTACCAGAACGAGGCAGAAGTTGGGCAAGCGATAAGGGAAAAGATTGCCGACGGTACCATCAAGCGGGAGGACATTTTCCTTACCACTAAG CTCTGGAATACATCGCACGAACCGGCCCAAGTGCGCGAAGCGTTCGATGCCTCACTCTCCAAACTCAACGTGGACTACGTGGATCTGTACCTGATGCACAGCCCGATCGGTGCTACGGTGGACTCGAACGGCACTACCGTTCTTACCGACGTAGATTACGTCACCACGTGGAAAGCAATGGAGCAACTGCTCGATACGGGGCTCGTTCGCAGCCTGGGTGTTTCCAACTTCAATTCCGAACAGTTGCGCCGTGTTCTGGAGAACGGGTCGGTGGCCCCAGTAACCAATCAAATCGAGTGTCACGTACGCTTGAATCagaaaaaattaatcaaattcTGCAAAGATCGTAACGTGATCGTAACCGCGTACAGCCCACTGTACCGGCCGGGCAGTACGCTCGGTCCGGAAGAAGGGCAAAGCTCCAAACATCCAATGGAAGACGCGCGGGTTGTAGAAATTGCGGAACGGTACAAGAAAACTCCAGCCCAGGTACTGTTGCGCTATCTGGTCGATATCGGTACGGTGCCGATTCCAAAGTCGGGCAACCCGGAACGTATTCGGCAGAACTTGAACATCTTTGACTTTGCACTGACGCCGGCAGAGGTCGTTACGCTCGATGCGCTCAACACGGGCGAGCGGTTGGTGAAGTTTGAGATGGGATTGGCCCATCCGTTCTATCCATTTGAAGCGGAATTTTAA
- the LOC1269442 gene encoding 1,5-anhydro-D-fructose reductase encodes MSTQVPTVRFSNGYEIPVVGYGTYLAQKGQCVELVKKAIDLGYRHIDTAFLYENEVEIGQAIRDKIAEGVIRREDVFVTTKLWNTFHDPQHVEEAFRRSFDMLDIGYIDLFLMHSPMGVQFAGYEYADMQPKDAAGNMLLSDVDYVETWKAMEKLVTAGGRVRSIGLSNFNSEQIERILQIATVKPVNNQVEANPGYDQRKLIAFCQARGITVTAYGPMGRPHRTTNGNRNALDDTKVLEIGRKYGKTGGQVILRYLIDIGTIPIPYSTNEERMRQNIDVCDFKLTGEEIEYLASFHSARTIPFLPLKSHKYYPFDLEF; translated from the exons ATGTCAACACAAGTGCCGACGGTTCGCTTTAGCAATGGGTACGAAATCCCGGTCGTCGGATACGGGACATATTTG GCTCAAAAAGGCCAGTGCGTTGAGCTGGTAAAGAAAGCGATCGACCTCGGCTACCGGCACATCGACACCGCCTTCCTGTACGAGAATGAAGTCGAGATTGGGCAGGCGATACGGGACAAGATAGCGGAGGGTGTGATCCGCCGGGAGGACGTGTTCGTGACGACCAAGCTGTGGAACACGTTTCACGATCCGCAGCACGTCGAGGAAGCGTTCCGCCGTTCGTTCGACATGCTCGACATCGGGTACATCGACCTCTTCCTGATGCACTCACCGATGGGAGTACAATTCGCCGGGTACGAGTATGCGGACATGCAACCGAAGGATGCCGCCGGCAATATGCTCCTCTCGGACGTGGACTACGTCGAGACGTGGAAAGCGATGGAAAAGCTGGTCACCGCGGGCGGGCGAGTACGCAGCATCGGACTGTCCAACTTTAACAGCGAGCAAATCGAGCGCATTCTCCAGATAGCGACGGTGAAACCGGTCAACAATCAGGTGGAAGCCAACCCGGGCTACGACCAGCGGAAGCTGATTGCGTTCTGCCAGGCACGGGGCATCACGGTGACGGCGTACGGGCCGATGGGACGTCCGCACCGTACGACGAACGGCAACCGGAACGCGCTGGACGACACGAAGGTGCTGGAAATTGGGCGCAAGTATGGCAAAACGGGCGGTCAGGTGATACTGCGCTATTTG ATTGACATCGGAACCATCCCGATTCCGTACTCGACGAACGAGGAACGCATGCGGCAAAACATTGACGTGTGTGACTTCAAGCTAACGGGCGAGGAGATTGAATATCTGGCCTCGTTCCATTCGGCCCGCACAATACCATTCTTGCCACTCAAGTCCCACAAGTACTATCCGTTCGATTTAGAATTTTAA
- the LOC1269441 gene encoding 1,5-anhydro-D-fructose reductase has protein sequence MAPKVPSVRLNNGLEMPVLGLGTYLANEEEGIAAVKMAIDEGYRHIDTAYFYQNENQVGQAVRAKIAEGLIKREDVFIVTKVWNTYHAPEHVAEACQRSLDNLGLGYIDLFLIHWPMGWKFCGWTGDDLLPMNANGKSIDSDVDYLDTWKAMERLVKEGKVKSIGVSNFNSEQLTRLLANCEIKPVTNQVECNPGINQRKLIEFCRQHDIVITAYSPLGRPNMADPVVGTAGIPKHALDDPRVIAIGQKYGKSAGQVVLRYLVELGTLPIPKSSKLERIRQNIDIFDFSLTEEEIKVMDWFNTGGRTVPFHFSSEHKYFPFKLEY, from the exons ATGGCCCCAAAAGTTCCATCTGTTCGGCTCAACAATGGCCTTGAGATGCCCGTTCTAGGGCTTGGCACGTACTTG GCCAACGAAGAGGAAGGCATCGCAGCGGTAAAGATGGCCATAGACGAGGGTTATCGCCACATCGATACGGCGTACTTCTATCAGAACGAGAACCAGGTCGGGCAGGCGGTGCGGGCCAAAATCGCGGAAGGGCTCATCAAGCGGGAAGATGTGTTCATCGTTACGAAG GTTTGGAACACCTACCACGCCCCGGAACATGTGGCCGAAGCGTGCCAGCGCTCGCTCGACAATCTCGGCCTGGGCTATATCGATCTGTTCCTCATCCACTGGCCGATGGGCTGGAAGTTCTGCGGCTGGACCGGGGACGATCTGCTGCCGATGAACGCGAACGGCAAATCGATCGATTCCGACGTCGACTATCTCGACACGTGGAAAGCGATGGAAAGGCTGGTGAAGGAGGGCAAGGTAAAGAGCATCGGCGTGTCGAACTTTAACAGCGAGCAGCTGACGCGGCTGCTGGCGAACTGCGAGATCAAACCGGTCACGAATCAGGTCGAGTGCAATCCGGGCATCAATCAGCGCAAGCTGATCGAGTTCTGCCGGCAGCATGACATTGTCATTACGGCGTACAGTCCGCTCGGTAGGCCAAATATGGCCGATCCGGTCGTCGGTACGGCGGGCATTCCGAAGCACGCGCTGGACGATCCGCGTGTGATTGCCATTGGCCAGAAGTACGGCAAAAGTGCGGGCCAGGTGGTGCTGCGGTATCTGGTCGAGCTGGGCACGCTGCCGATCCCGAAATCGTCCAAGCTGGAGCGCATCCGGCAAAACATTGATATCTTTGACTTTAGCCTGACCGAGGAGGAGATTAAGGTGATGGACTGGTTCAACACGGGCGGCCGAACGGTGCCGTTTCACTTCAGCAGCGAGCACAAGTACTTCCCGTTCAAGCTGGAGTACTGA